CGGTCTCGGGCCGGAACCACAACAGATAATGCTTGTGGATGCGCGAGATCGGCATGGCCAGCAGCCCGCTGGCCACCTTGGTGTAGGCCGCCGCCGGGGCGAACACGCGGCTCAGCTTATCGGTGTGGAAGACGTCGGCGTGGGTGTTCATTCCCAGCCATGCCACCAGCTCCTCGATCTGCGCTTCGCCCGGCGCGTCGCCGTGCACCAGCAGGCGGTCGTCGTACAGAACGGCCACGCCGCCGGCGCGCGCGAACTGCAGCAGCGAAGGAAGGACGCTGCTCATGTTGTCGATGAAGTCGGCGCCATGGGTCAGGCCGCCCAGCATCGACACCATCACGCGCCGTACCTCGAGGCGGAACTGCAGTTCGTCCGCGTCTTCACGCGAGCCGATGCACATGGCCAGGATCTGGCCCAGCTGCTCGCAGGCGGTGCGCTTGTCAAAGGCCACCGGGCTGGGCGTATCATGGTGGCACGAGATCAGGCCCCACAGCTTGCCCTTGACGATCAGCGAGACCGACATCGAGGCCATGGTACCCATGTTGCGCATGTATTGGAGGTGGACCGGCGAGACACTGCGCAGCGAGGCGAAGGACAGGTCGGTGGCCTTGCCCGTGACGGGGTTGAGCGGCGGGACCAGGCGCGCCGGCGTGTAGCTGGCGTCCTGGATCAGGCGGATCCGGTTGAGCAGGTACAGTTCGCGCGCCTGGCGCGGGATGTCGGTGGCCGGGAAGCGCTGGCCGAGATAGGAGTGGTAGTCATCGCTGCGGCATTCGGCCAGCACGTGGCCGTGGCCTTCCGGGTCAAAGCTGTACACCATCACCCGGCCGTAGCCGGTCACCGCGCAAATGTCCTGGGCCGCCAGGCGCGCCATTTCCACCACCGTCGACGCATTGTTCAGCTTGAGCAGGAAGTCGCCCACCTTGCGGTACAGGTAGCGCAGATCGGCCGGCCCTTCCTGTTCCGCCTTCTCGAATTCCAGCATCAAGAGGCCATCGTGGTGGTGCGCCAGGACGTCGAAGCGGGCCCCGCGCGCCAGTTCCACGGTACACAGAAAGATGGGACGCTGGCCAACTTCGGACTGGGCCAGTGCGGCCTTGATGCGCTCGGCCAGGCCCGCCCCGAGTAAGTGTGCCAGCGGCTGGCCCAGTAAATCTTCAACGCACACGCCCGTGAGGCTGGACAAATTGTCGCTCGCTTGAAGAACTGTCAACTCTTTTGATAGTGCCAGCAGGAACCCGTGCGGCTGGATGCTGCCGGGGGTGTGGATCGGTTCCTTGTCGCAACTGGACAAGTCAAGATCGTGGGAGGTCGTTGTTACCACTGTCATGAGTATTGCGCGTCGCTCCGAGGCCAACTGCTATTGTTTGTAAAGCGACAAGAACCAGGACTCCAAGGCGATATGGCGGCTTTTTCGGAGAGGGAATTTTACTAGAACAACAGTGTCTGGATCGCACGTTTGCCCGGTTTTTTTGCAAGATGGTGAAGAAAAAACCAGTAGTTATTCTTAAGTTGTGAGTTTCAATGCAGGAGCATCTCGATTGGCAAGGCATGCTACGCTGTGCGGCCCTGTACTTTCACTGCAGCCCATGACCACCTTGCGCCTCATTTTGGGCGATCAGCTCAATCCTCTTCACAGCTGGCTGCAAGAGCGGCGCAGCGATGTCATCTACACA
This region of Massilia sp. PAMC28688 genomic DNA includes:
- a CDS encoding ATP-binding protein, whose amino-acid sequence is MTVVTTTSHDLDLSSCDKEPIHTPGSIQPHGFLLALSKELTVLQASDNLSSLTGVCVEDLLGQPLAHLLGAGLAERIKAALAQSEVGQRPIFLCTVELARGARFDVLAHHHDGLLMLEFEKAEQEGPADLRYLYRKVGDFLLKLNNASTVVEMARLAAQDICAVTGYGRVMVYSFDPEGHGHVLAECRSDDYHSYLGQRFPATDIPRQARELYLLNRIRLIQDASYTPARLVPPLNPVTGKATDLSFASLRSVSPVHLQYMRNMGTMASMSVSLIVKGKLWGLISCHHDTPSPVAFDKRTACEQLGQILAMCIGSREDADELQFRLEVRRVMVSMLGGLTHGADFIDNMSSVLPSLLQFARAGGVAVLYDDRLLVHGDAPGEAQIEELVAWLGMNTHADVFHTDKLSRVFAPAAAYTKVASGLLAMPISRIHKHYLLWFRPETVHTIDWAGNPYDKAAANGTPPQLSPRTSFDSWRETIHGTSAPWHSGEIEMAVEFRSALLGLALERAEQMAELAEDLGRANKELEAFSYSVSHDLRAPLRHIVGFSDLLLEAAGNDSLEKRQRFLKNIKESARLAGKLVDDLLSFSQMGRAALRPTEIAMADMVRSCLDKLSIETRGRNIEWDIGPLPTLKADPSFLQLALYNLLSNAVKFTGQKELAVIRVSAQDNDHEWVISVADNGAGFNMDYVHKLFGVFQRLHRMEDFQGTGIGLANVRRIIERHGGRVWAQSQPGQGATFSFSIPKELND